The genomic segment GTCCGCGCTGCTCGACACCGGCGCCGCGAACCTCGGCGGCAACGGCAAGCTGCTCGGCGACACCATCGAGCAGCTCGGCAAGGTCACCAAGACGCTCTCGCTGAACAGCGGCAACTTCTTCGACACGATCAGCTATCTGCAGTCCTTCACGACGATGCTGAAGAACAACGACGGCAACGTCCGCCGGGCCGCGCAGCAGCTCTCCGAGGTCACCGGCTTCCTCGCCGAGGACAAGGAGAACCTGGCCGGCGCCCTGAAGCAGCTCGCCACCGCTCTGGGCGAGGTGAAGGGCTTCATCCACGACAACAGGACCCGGCTCAAGTCGGTCGTCGACCAGCTCGCGCCGCTCACCCAGTCCCTCGTCGACCAGCGGGCCTCCATCGCGGAGGCGCTCGACACGGCGCCGCTCGCGGCCGACAACGTCCTCAACGCCTATGACCCGGAGCACCGGACGATCGACGGCCGGGCCGACATCAACGAGCTGAGTTTCCCGTTGCCGACCGTCGGCACCGTCTACGGCACGCGGGGAGCGACCCGGTGAGACAGACGAACCGGGCCGCCGCCGCGCTGGCCCTCACGCTCGTGCTGGCCGGCTGCTCGGCGCCGGGGCTCGGCGGGATCGACAGCCTGCCGCTGCCGGGCGGCGCCGACCTGGGCAGCCATCCGTACACCGTCACCGCCGAGTTCGCCGACGTCCTGAGCCTCGTCCCGCAGTCGGCGGTCAAGGTCAACGACGTGGCCGTCGGCCGGGTCACCGCCATCGACCTCGCGCCGAACGGCTGGACGGCGAAGGTCACGATGCGCGTCAACGGCAAGGTCGTGCTGCCGGCCAACGCGTACGCCCAACTCGAACAGTCCAGCCTGCTCGGCGAGAAGTTCATCCAGCTCGCCGCCCCGGACCGGGCGGCCAGCGGGGAGACCGGCACCGGCCGGCTCGGCGACGGCGCCCGCATCCCGCTCGACCGCACCAACCGCAACCCGGAGGTCGAGGAGGTGTTCGGCGCGCTGTCGATGCTGCTGAACGGCGGCGGCGTCAACCAGCTGAAGACGATCACCGTGGAGCTCAACAAGGCCCTGCAGGGCAACGAACCGCAGGTGCGCTCCATGCTGACCCGCGTCAACGCCCTCGTCACCGACCTGGACGGCCACAAGCAGGACATCACCGCGGCGCTCGACGGCGTCAACCACCTCTCCGCGACCCTCGCCACCCGCGACCGGCAGATCGGCACGGTGCTCACCGGTCTCAGCCCCGGCCTGAAGGTGCTGGAGGAGCAGCGCGGTTCGCTCGTGACGATGCTCCGCTCGCTGGACACCCTGTCCGATGTCGCGGTCACCACCGTGAACAGGAGCAAGGACGACATGGTCGCCGATCTCAAGGCGCTCGCGCCCACCCTGCAGCGGCTCGCCGACTCGGGGAAGGCGCTGCCGGACTCGCTCCAGGTGCTGCTGACGTACCCGTTCACGGACGAGGTGCTCAGCGGCGTCAAGGGCGACTACCTCAACGTCTACCTGGACATGACGGCCGCGCCGGGCACGCGGATCGTCCCCGAGCTCGACTTCGCCGACAACGTCTACCCGCCGCCGACCAGCGACCCGGGCGAGGACGTGGGAGGCACGGACGCGGGGACCGATGCCGGGACGGACGCGGGAACGGACGCGGGCACCGACGCAGGTACGGATGCCGGTACGGATGCGGGCACCGACGCCGGTACCGATACCGGCGGTACGGATGCCGGTACCGATACCGGCGGTACGGATGCGGGTACCGATACCGGCGGTGCCGACGTCGGCGGGACGGAGGGCGTCAGGTCGTCGCTCTTCCCGCTGCCGTCCGTCGGCCCCGTCAGGACCGTGCCGTCCCCCTCGGCGGGGGGCCACTCATGATCACCCTCGGCACCCGGCTGAAGAACGTCGCCTTCCTCGTGATCGCCGTCCTCGTCCTCGGCTTCATCGGCGCCCGGTACGCCGACCTCGGCCACTACTTCGGCATGCGCGGCTACTACGTGGTCAAGGTCCGACTCCCGGAGACCGGCGGCCTGTTCACCCACTCCAACGTCACCTACCGCGGAGTCTCCGTCGGCCGGGTCGGACCGATCACGCTCACCGACGACGGCGTGGAGGCCGAGCTGCGGATCAACGACTCGGCGCCGCCCATCCCCTCCCGGCTGCAGGCCGTGGTCGCCAATCTGTCCGCGGTCGGCGAGCAGTACATCGACCTCCGCCCGACGGCGGACGGCGGGCCGTACCTGGCGGACGGCTCGCGCGTCCCGGTCTCCGACACCCGTACGCCCGCCCCGGTGACGAACCTGCTCACCAGCGTCGACACCCTGGCCTCCTCCGTGCCGCTGGCGTCGCTGAAGACCGTGGTCGACGAGTTCGGCAAGGCGTTCCAGGGCCAGGGGGACAACCTGCAGTCCCTCGTCGACAACAGCACCGACTTCATCCAGGCGGCGAACCGGGCCGAGCCCACCACCACCAGACTCCTGATCGACGGGGCGACCGTGCTGGGCACCCAGGCGCAGGAGGGCGACGCGATCCGGTCGTTCGCCACCAGCGCCAAGGACCTCGCCGCCCAGCTGAGCGGCTCCGACGCCGATCTGCGGCGGCTGATCACGGCCGCGCCGCAGGCCGCGACCCAGATCAGCGCGCTGCTGCGGGACCTCAACCCCAGTCTCAGCGTGGTGCTCGCGAACCTGCTGACCACGTCGGACGTGGCCGTCACCCGCCAGCACGGCATCGAGGAGCTCCTGGTCCGGCTCCCGGCGGTCGCCGCGGCCGGTGCCACGGCCATCAACGGCAAGGGCGCCAACCTCGGGATGTCGGTGACGTTCTTCTCGCCGCTGCCCTGCACCGCCGGATACGGGGGAACCCCGTACCGCAACGGGCTCGACCTCAGTGCCGCGCCGGCCCTCAACACCGGGGCGCGCTGCACCGCTTCGCCGGGCAGCGGCACCAACGTCCGCGGGTCCGCCAACGCCCCGAAGGGCGGCGTACCGGCCGCGACCCGGCCCGGTGCGCTGCTGCTCGGCACCGACGCGGGCGGCACCCTTCCCGCGGCCCTCGGCCTGCCGTCGCTGCCGGCCGCCGGCCCCTCCGGCATGAGCGGACTGCTCGGACTGGAGCCGCGCCCGTGACCGGCCGGCGGATCTCCCTTCCCACTCCGCCGACCGTTCCGGCGGCGGTCAGAGGAGCCGTCGCCTGGGCGGTGGCGGCGGCGATCGTGGTGTTCTGCGCCTTCGCGGGCTGGTCGTACCGGCAGGCGCGGACGGACGAGTCGCTCGCCTACGCCAAGGCCCGCGACGCCGTTCTCGCCGACGGGCGGCAGAACATCGTCCGCCTCAACAGCATCGACGGCACCGATGCCCAGCACGTCCAGGCCGGTCTGCGGCAATGGCTCGACGCCACCACCGGACCCCTGCACGACGAGATGGCCCGCACCAACGCCAAGAGCGGCAGCGCGCTGCAACAGGCCGGCACCAGCGCCCGCTGCACCGTCACCGACGCCGCCGTCACCGAACTCGACACCCGCTCGGGCACGGCCAGGCTCATCGCGACGGTGCAGGTGGCGGTGGTCCCGCGCGATGGCGCGCCCACCACCGACCGCAAGCGCTTCGAGGCCGGGCTCGCCCGGACCTCCGGGGGCTGGCGGCTCACGGCGATCAACGCGGTACCCGTCGGCGCGGGCTGATCCGGAGAGAGGGCGGCGAACGTGAGCACCACGGAAGACACCAGGACCGAGCCCGCCGACGAGGCGGCGGAGACGGTCGGGACGGTGGACGCGGCCGAGGAGACCGGGGACGCGCCCGCACCGGGCCGGCGGCGGCGCGTCACCAGGGCGGCCGCGATCGTCGCCGGCCTGCTCGCCGTACTGCTGCTGACGGGCGTCGGACTGCTGATCCGCACCTCCCGGCTGACGGACCCGGGAGCCACGTCCAACACGGCGCTCACCGACACCGGAGCCACCAGCCGGGTCATCGGCGATGTCAGCAACACCCTCGGCAAGGTCTTCTCCTACACGCCCGAGGACACCCAGGCCACCGAGCTGGCGGCGAGGGAACTGCTCGCCGGAACGGCGGCCGGACAGTACGAGGCGCTGTTCGGGCAGGTCAAGCAGCAGGTGGCCGCTCAGAAGCTGACGCTCACCACCCATGTGGTGCGGGCCGGGGTCAGCCGGCTCGACGGCGACCGCGCACAGCTCCTCGTCTTCCTGGACCAGACGGCGGAGCGCAAGGGAAAGAAGGCCACCACCGCGGCGGCCCAGCTGTCGGTGACCGCCCGGTTCCACGACGGTCACTGGCAGATCACCGACATCACGTCCCGGTAGGGGAGAGGCAGATGGCAGGTACGAAGACGTGGAACCCGCTGCTGGTGGCAGCCGTCGCGCTGGCCGTCCTCGCGGTCGCCGCCGCGGGCTGGGGCGGCCGGTCCTGGTACGGGGCGGCGCACGACGACTCCGCCGCGTACGCGCAGACCCGTGACCAGGTGCTGGCCGCCGGGGAACAGGGCGTGCAGAACATGAACACCCTCGACCACAGGAACCTGACCCAGGGGCTCGACACCTGGCAGAACTCCACCACCGGAGACCTGCGCACCCAACTGGTGCAGGGCAGGGCGGCGTTCGAGAAGCAGGTGCAGCAGGCGCAGACGGTGACCACGGCGAAGGTGCTGTCCGGCTCGGTGACCGAGCTGGACGTCCGGACCGGAAAGGCGAGCGTGATGGTGGCGCTGCGCATCACGGTCACCGCGCCCAAGAGCCAGCCCTCGGCGAAGGAGAGCCGGCTGCTCGGCGAGCTGACCCGTACGCCCGACGGCTGGAAGCTCAGCGCCCTCGGCCAGGCGCCGGTCGGCGAGACCGCCCCCACTCCGCAGCCGTCCGCCGCCGGTTAGAGGACCCGAGAGGACCCGCGTACATGTCGACGACCCGCCACCTCATCAACCGGCAGCGCCGCCTGGCCGCCGCACCGCCCGCGAACCGGACGCGCCCGGGACCGCCGCCCGCGCCCGAGGAGCCGGACCAGCAGGATCGGAAACCCCGGGCGAAGCCGGAACCGAAGCCCGCGCCGAAGCCCGCGCCGAAGCCGTCGGCCAAGGAGCCCGACCGGGGTGGCGTCGGCAGCGTGCGGTACCGGGTCGTGGTGGCCCTGGCCGTGCTGACGGTGCTGCTCGGCGGCTTCGCCGGCTGGGCCGCCATGGAGGCGGCCACGCTCCACGACACCGCGGCGACCCGTAACACCGCCCTCACCGACACCGCCCGTACCAGCGAGGTCAAGGGCATGGTGACGCAGGCGGTGAACTCGGTCTTCTCCTACAACTACGCGGACCCCGCACGGACGGACCAGGCGGCGAAGAAGCTGCTGACCGGCAAGGCGGTGCAGCAGTATGCGGACATGCTCGCCCAGGTGCGCAAGCAGGCGCCGGTGCAGAAGCTCGTCCTCACGACGACGGTCACCGACAGCGGTGTGGAGCTGATCGACGGCGACCGGGCCCGGGTGCTGATCTTCGCGGACCAGCGGAACACCCGTACCGCGCCGAAGGAGGAGACGACCTACGCGGCGGCCATGTTCGCCGTGGACGCCGTCCACCAGGACGGTGTCTGGAAGATCGGCAACATCGACACCTTCAACCGCTGACCCGCTGACCCGCTGACCCGCTGACCCGCTGACGCGCCGACCCACGGGGCTGAAGGGGCCCCGGCCGCTATCGTGACGTGCGATGTCCCGTCGCGAGGTGGTGAACGAGCCCATCGACCCCGATGCCGACCTGCGCGTGCCGGCGCAGCGCGACGAGCTGCTGCGCCGCCAGGTGCCGGTACTCGCCGTGATCTCGCTGGGCGGTGCGGCCGGCGCCTGCGCCCGGTACGGCGCCGCGCTGCTCTGGCCCACGCCCGCCGGCGGTTTCCCGTGGACGACGCTGCTGGTCAACACCGTCGGCTGCGCCGTGATCGGGGTGTTCATGGTGCTGATCAGCGAGGTGTGGACCGTGCACCGGCTGGTGCGGCCGTTCTTCGGGACCGGGGTGCTGGGCGGCTTCACCACGTTCTCCACCTACGCCGTGGACATCCGCGACCTGCTGGAGCGGGGCGAGGCCAGGACCGGTCTGGCCTATCTGGCGGGGACGGCGCTCGCCGCCCTGACGGCCGTGTGGACCGCCGCGGTGCTGACCCGCCGCCTGGCGGTCAGGGGTGAGGCGCGGTGAACTGGCTGCTCGTCATCGCCGGCGCCGCCGTCGGCGCCCCGCTGCGCTATCTGACCGACCGTTTCGTCCAGACCCGGCACGAGACGGCCTTCCCCTGGGGAACGTTCACCGTCAACGTGGCCGGCTGCCTGGTGCTCGGCATCGTCACCGGCGCGGTGACCGCCGGGGCCGCCTCGTCCGCCGTGCGGCTGCTGCTGGGCACCGGCCTGTGCGGGGCGCTGACGACGTACTCGACGTTCTCCTTCGAGACGCTGCGGCTGGCCGAGAGCGGGGCCCGGTTCTTCGCCGCCGCGAACGTGGTGGTGAGCATCACCGCCGGACTGGGCGCCGTCTACACCGGTGTGGCCCTCGCCCAGACGCTCTGGACCTGATCCCGGGCGGTCCGGGCCCCGCCCCTCACAGCCAGTTGCGCCGCTTGAAGACCATGTAGAGCCCGACACAGACCACGCCCATCAGCCCGATGGCGAACGGGTAGCCGAAGGCCCACTTCAGCTCGGGCATGGACTCGAAGTTCATGCCGTACACGGTGCCGATCAGGGTCGGGGCGAAGAGGATGGCCGCCCAGGACGAGATCTTCTTGATCTCGTCGTTCTGGGCGTTGCTGGCCTCGGCGAGCTGCTTCATCTCCTCGTTCTGCGCCTGGGTGACCAGGGTGGCGTTGACGGCGAGGATGTCCGCGATCATCTGCCGGAAGCCGTCCACCCGCTCGACGACGGTGGTGGCGTGGTCGTCGACGTCCCGCAGATAGCGCCGCAGCTCCTCGTCGGTGCCGTACTTCTCGAATCCGGCGGTCAGCGCGGAGAGGATGTTCAGCAGCGGGCGGGTGGCGCGCTGGAACTCGACGACCTCGCGGGACAGCTCGTAGATGCGGCGCGAGACCTTGGGGTCGCCGCCGAAGACCTCGGTCTCGATCTCGTCGATGTCGTTCTGCAGCCCCGCGATGACCGGCGCGTACCCGTCGACGACGGAGTCGAGCACCGCGTAGAGCACCGCCTCCGGCCCCAGCCGCAGCAGCTCGGGGTCGGCCTCCAGCCGGGCGCGCACGGTCGACAGGTCGGGCGACTGGCTGTGCCGGACGGTGAGGACGAAGTCCGGGCCGACGAAGAGGTGCAGCTCGCCGAAGTCGACCTCCTCGGCGTCGTCGAGGTAGCGGGCGGCGCGCAGCACGACGAAGAGGGTGTCGCCGTAGCGCTCCAGCTTCGGCCGCTGATGGGCGACGACGGCGTCCTCGACGGCCAGCTCGTGCAGCCCGAACGCGGCCGCCGCGGCCAGCAGCTGGTCCTCCGCCGGCCGGTAGAGGCCGATCCAGGCCATGGCGTCCGGTGTGTCGGGCAGCTTCCGGTAGGCCTCGGTGAGGGTGGCCGGGGTGTCGATCCGGCGGCCGTCGCGGTAGAGCGCCGCGTCGATCACGCTGTTCTCCACGGGACCCGACTCCGTCGTCTCCTCCGCCGGGTGCCGGGGCTCCATCGAGCGCTCGGGGGCCGCGTCCGCGGCCTGGTCGCGCTGGTCTCGCTTGTGCGGGCGCAGTGCCCGGGGACGCCGGTCCGACATGGCGGGCTCTTTCCTGGCGGAGCGGATCTGTTCGGACGGGCAGCACGCTACGGCGGTCCGTCGCGGATACACGGTAGCCCGGGGTACGGGCCCCGGATCGGGGTCGTTGGCCCGTCCGAGTGGTGTTCATACGAAAAGCGGCGCGGATCCCGAGATCGCCGTGCCCCGTCCACATGATGAGGGACATACGCAGACCAACCGATCGAAAGCGAGGGGCCGTGGCCACCACAGCGAGCACCGCAACCGCCGCAACTGCCGCAACCACCAGGGTCGCGCAGTTCTGGACCGTCTTCCTCGGCGTTCTCGCCGGGATCCTCACCGCGCTGCGGCTCACCGCCCCGGCCCGTGCCGCCCGTCGCGAGGTCGCGGCGGCCGAGCGGATCGCGCCGGCCGCCCCGCTGTCGCCCCTCGCGGCCTTCGCCGGGAGCGCGCCCCGCGGCGAACGGTCCCTGCCGCCCACCATCAAGCAGCGCATCCGTGCCGAGGCCCACGGCGCCTCACCCGTCTCCCGGCAGCGCACCGCGGGCCTCGGCGACACGCACCTCACCCCCG from the Streptomyces sp. RKAG293 genome contains:
- a CDS encoding nuclear transport factor 2 family protein, with the translated sequence MVAAVALAVLAVAAAGWGGRSWYGAAHDDSAAYAQTRDQVLAAGEQGVQNMNTLDHRNLTQGLDTWQNSTTGDLRTQLVQGRAAFEKQVQQAQTVTTAKVLSGSVTELDVRTGKASVMVALRITVTAPKSQPSAKESRLLGELTRTPDGWKLSALGQAPVGETAPTPQPSAAG
- the crcB gene encoding fluoride efflux transporter CrcB produces the protein MSRREVVNEPIDPDADLRVPAQRDELLRRQVPVLAVISLGGAAGACARYGAALLWPTPAGGFPWTTLLVNTVGCAVIGVFMVLISEVWTVHRLVRPFFGTGVLGGFTTFSTYAVDIRDLLERGEARTGLAYLAGTALAALTAVWTAAVLTRRLAVRGEAR
- a CDS encoding MCE family protein, with the protein product MTAHLSRRRGIALGTVLLLVLVAVAGGVYVFGGSGGKRITAYFDQAVGVYPGSDLRVLGVKVGSIDSVTPEGRQVRVNLTLDKGVKVPADAGAVVVAPSIVSDRYIQLSPAYTGGAQIGDRATIPSSRTASPVEVDQLYQSITRISDALGPKGANSTGSLSALLDTGAANLGGNGKLLGDTIEQLGKVTKTLSLNSGNFFDTISYLQSFTTMLKNNDGNVRRAAQQLSEVTGFLAEDKENLAGALKQLATALGEVKGFIHDNRTRLKSVVDQLAPLTQSLVDQRASIAEALDTAPLAADNVLNAYDPEHRTIDGRADINELSFPLPTVGTVYGTRGATR
- a CDS encoding MlaD family protein, which encodes MITLGTRLKNVAFLVIAVLVLGFIGARYADLGHYFGMRGYYVVKVRLPETGGLFTHSNVTYRGVSVGRVGPITLTDDGVEAELRINDSAPPIPSRLQAVVANLSAVGEQYIDLRPTADGGPYLADGSRVPVSDTRTPAPVTNLLTSVDTLASSVPLASLKTVVDEFGKAFQGQGDNLQSLVDNSTDFIQAANRAEPTTTRLLIDGATVLGTQAQEGDAIRSFATSAKDLAAQLSGSDADLRRLITAAPQAATQISALLRDLNPSLSVVLANLLTTSDVAVTRQHGIEELLVRLPAVAAAGATAINGKGANLGMSVTFFSPLPCTAGYGGTPYRNGLDLSAAPALNTGARCTASPGSGTNVRGSANAPKGGVPAATRPGALLLGTDAGGTLPAALGLPSLPAAGPSGMSGLLGLEPRP
- a CDS encoding DUF6344 domain-containing protein; this translates as MATTASTATAATAATTRVAQFWTVFLGVLAGILTALRLTAPARAARREVAAAERIAPAAPLSPLAAFAGSAPRGERSLPPTIKQRIRAEAHGASPVSRQRTAGLGDTHLTPAADAPADTLVPADDDRFDRLPCAA
- the crcB gene encoding fluoride efflux transporter CrcB, whose product is MNWLLVIAGAAVGAPLRYLTDRFVQTRHETAFPWGTFTVNVAGCLVLGIVTGAVTAGAASSAVRLLLGTGLCGALTTYSTFSFETLRLAESGARFFAAANVVVSITAGLGAVYTGVALAQTLWT
- a CDS encoding MCE family protein, whose amino-acid sequence is MALTLVLAGCSAPGLGGIDSLPLPGGADLGSHPYTVTAEFADVLSLVPQSAVKVNDVAVGRVTAIDLAPNGWTAKVTMRVNGKVVLPANAYAQLEQSSLLGEKFIQLAAPDRAASGETGTGRLGDGARIPLDRTNRNPEVEEVFGALSMLLNGGGVNQLKTITVELNKALQGNEPQVRSMLTRVNALVTDLDGHKQDITAALDGVNHLSATLATRDRQIGTVLTGLSPGLKVLEEQRGSLVTMLRSLDTLSDVAVTTVNRSKDDMVADLKALAPTLQRLADSGKALPDSLQVLLTYPFTDEVLSGVKGDYLNVYLDMTAAPGTRIVPELDFADNVYPPPTSDPGEDVGGTDAGTDAGTDAGTDAGTDAGTDAGTDAGTDAGTDTGGTDAGTDTGGTDAGTDTGGADVGGTEGVRSSLFPLPSVGPVRTVPSPSAGGHS
- a CDS encoding magnesium and cobalt transport protein CorA yields the protein MSDRRPRALRPHKRDQRDQAADAAPERSMEPRHPAEETTESGPVENSVIDAALYRDGRRIDTPATLTEAYRKLPDTPDAMAWIGLYRPAEDQLLAAAAAFGLHELAVEDAVVAHQRPKLERYGDTLFVVLRAARYLDDAEEVDFGELHLFVGPDFVLTVRHSQSPDLSTVRARLEADPELLRLGPEAVLYAVLDSVVDGYAPVIAGLQNDIDEIETEVFGGDPKVSRRIYELSREVVEFQRATRPLLNILSALTAGFEKYGTDEELRRYLRDVDDHATTVVERVDGFRQMIADILAVNATLVTQAQNEEMKQLAEASNAQNDEIKKISSWAAILFAPTLIGTVYGMNFESMPELKWAFGYPFAIGLMGVVCVGLYMVFKRRNWL